From a single Nicotiana tabacum cultivar K326 chromosome 8, ASM71507v2, whole genome shotgun sequence genomic region:
- the LOC107832736 gene encoding putative zinc finger protein CONSTANS-LIKE 11, whose translation MPSDLMGPLCDVCGVERAVVYCKPDAAKRCFHCDGSVHSANCLSRKHVRSLICDNCSSEPAIVRCMIMEMCLCERCDSNTIGCNMVSGHQHQKLDYYSGCPSPAEFMTKILSTTFDEMSNNNNNVHNLSRFDTASSLSVNENNCSMVASKLNELASCMKFEPWAIPSPVIPSNSTYLTTYNIDQAALADGSSLPKQSCTTIKDHEIYGANDLAGDVDLDELNSNSSYNIFSSLQQSHSRYYSEDRGLGCLVMEKNLSVIGPNSHVETAVEAPSSVSGTANGMFMNPSCNGNTGLAFTHGPAHSRSLSVSNITKESSDATEYQDCGFSPLFPPCDWNSETSCLRARNEAKMRYNEKKKTRT comes from the exons ATGCCGTCTGATCTAATGGGGCCTCTATGTGATGTGTGTGGGGTGGAGAGGGCAGTGGTGTACTGTAAACCAGATGCAGCTAAGCGTTGCTTTCATTGTGATGGAAGTGTACATTCAGCAAATTGTTTATCTCGAAAGCACGTTCGTTCTCTCATTTGTGACAATTGCAGTTCAGAGCCTGCAATTGTACGTTGCATGATTATGGAAATGTGTTTATGTGAACGCTGTGATTCAAATACGATTGGTTGCAATATGGTATCAGGGCATCAACACCAGAAGTTGGATTATTATAGTGGATGTCCATCTCCAGCTGAGTTTATGACAAAGATTTTGTCAACAACTTTTGATGAAAtgtctaataataataataatgtacataaTCTTAGTAGATTCGATACTGCTAGCTCATTGAGTGTCAATGAGAATAATTGCTCAATGGTGGCTAGCAAACTCAATGAATTAGCTTCTTGTATGAAGTTTGAACCATGGGCAATTCCTTCTCCTGTAATTCCTTCAAATTCCACATACTTGACAACCTACAACATAGATCAAGCAGCACTCGCAGATGGATCTAGCCTCCCCAAG CAAAGTTGTACTACTATTAAAGATCATGAAATTTATGGAGCTAATGATCTTGCGGGAGATGTTGATTTGGACGAATTGAATTCCAATTCTAGTTACAATATTTTCAGCAGTTTACAacaaagtcattcaagatattaTAGTGAAGACAGGGGATTGGGTTGCCTAGTGATGGAGAAAAATTTATCTGTCATTGGGCCTAATAGTCATGTTGAAACTGCAGTAGAG GCACCATCTTCAGTGAGTGGAACTGCTAATGGCATGTTTATGAATCCAAGTTGTAATGGAAATACTGGCTTAGCTTTTACACATGGACCAGCTCATTCAAGGTCATTGTCAGTCTCCAACATCACCAAAGAAAGTAGTGACGCAACTGAGTACCAAGATTGTGGGTTTTCGCCACTCTTTCCGCCTTGTGATTGGAATTCAGAAACTAGCTGTCTACGGGCAAGGAATGAAGCCAAGATGAGATACaatgagaaaaagaaaactaGAACGTAA